Below is a window of Rhodopseudomonas sp. P2A-2r DNA.
ATGGCGAATGGCCATCTGCAGCGCGACGAAGCCGCCATAGCCGTTGCCGAGCACGATGGCGTCCTCGCCGGCCGTGGCCTCGCGCACGAACGCGGCCATGCGATCAGCCACCGCGGGCAGCCCGCCTTCGACGGAGTGTGACGCGCCGAAGCCCGGCAGCTCCGGAACGATGACGCGAAAGCGCCGGGCGAGGGACGGCGCGATGCGGTCGAAGCTGGCGCGGTCCGAGAGCAGCGAATGGAACAGCACCAGCGGCGGGCCTTCGCCCAAAACCTCAGCGTTGACAGTGCCGTCGGCGAATAACTGGTTCATCGGAAGTCCTCGGTGGTTCGATCGCACGATCCAGTGATACGGGGATTTGCGGCAAGTTCAAGCCATTTCCCGGTTGACGTGATATTTCACGCGTGAGATAAATTGGCTGAGAATTGGATTCCAACGATGCTTTTGCGCGACAATATCTACGATCTGCTGCGTGATGATATCCTGACCTGTCGGTTTGCGCCGGGTGATGATATGCGCGAGCAGGATCTCGCGGAGCGTTATGCGGTCAGCCGCCAGCCGGTCCGCGAGGCCTTGCTGCGGCTCGAGCGCGAGCATCTGGTGACGGTGCAGCCGCGCCAGGGCTACCGGGTCAACCCGATCTCGCTGGGCGATGCGCGCGACCTGCTGCGTTTCCGGCTGGCGCTGGAGCCGGCTTGCGTCGCCGAGGCGATCGAACATGCGCCCGCCGAAGTGCTGACGGCGTTGGACGAGTTCCGGACCTTCGTCGGCAACCGCGAGGAGTTCATCACCTACAACCGCGCGTTCCATACCGCGCTGGCCTACGCCTCCGGCAACCGCCGCATGGCGGTCGCCGCCTGCGACCTGATCGGGCAGGCGGACCGCCTCGTTCGCGTCAGCCTAGCCAACGTCAAGGGGCACGACCCCGCGCAGCTCGTCGCCGAACACGCTGACCTGATCGACGCGATGCAGCGCCGCGATGGCCGCGCCGCCGCCCGCATCATCCGGGCCCACATTCAGAAAACCGAAAAACGCGTGCTGCCGGCGCTTGCCCGCAACGCGGTGATCATCTGACGGAGATTAGCCATGAACAGCCCCGCAACACCGACGGTCTCAGACGTCGAAACCCACGGCAATTTTGTCGACGGCAAGCAGATCGAGGCTGGCGACGGCGTTTTGCTCGATGTGCGCAACCCGGCGACTGGCGAGATCATCGCGCGGATTCCCAACTCGACTTCCGCCGACATCGACCGCGCCATGAAGAGCGCTCGTGCGGCGTTCGAAGGCCGCGAATGGGGCGGGATGGATATCCGCAGCCGCGCCCGCCTGGTGAACCGGCTGGCTGATGCCTTCGAGGCCAATCTCGACACGCTGTATCGCCTGGAGACCCTGAACAACGGCCGCCCGCTCAACGAGACCCGCGCCCAGCTCGGACGCCTGCCTGACTTTTTCCGGTACTTCGCCGGACTAGCGCTGTCGCGGCGCGACTCGGTCATTCCGGTCGAGGGCGATTACCTGAACTACACCTTGCGCACGCCGATCGGCGTGGTCGCCAACTGCACGCCGTTCAACCATCCCTTGATGATCATGTGCAAGTCGCTGGCCGCGGTGCTTGCGTCGGGCTGTACCACCGTGGTGAAGCCGTCGGAATACACCCCGCTGACAACGCTGAAGCTGGCGCAGATCTTCACCGACGCGGGCCTGCCGAAAGGCGTATTCAACGTCGTGCTCGGCCTCGGCCAGAGCGCCGGAAAGATGCTGGCCGAGCATCCCGACATCAACAAGCTGGTGCTGACCGGCGGCACCGAAGCCGGCCGCATCGCTGGCAGCGCTGCCGCAAAAGTGTTCGCGCACCAGACCATGGAACTCGGCGGCAAGACGCCGGTCATGGTGTTCGACGATTTCAATATTGATCAGGCCGTCAACTACGCCGCGTTCGGCGCCTTCATCGGCGCCGGCCAGACCTGTGTCTGCGCCTCCCGGCATATCGTGCAGGACACGATATATGACGAATTCGTCGAGAAGCTGCAGCGCAAGACGGAGTCGATCCGCATCGGCGACCCGTTTGATCCGGCGACCCAGCTCGGACCGGTGATTTCCGCCAAACAGCGCGATCGCGTGCTGATGTATTCGCGTTTCGGCAACGAGGACGGCGCGCGGCTGGTCACCGGCGGCGTCGCCGCCGATGTGCCCGGTCATCAGGGCGGCTACTTCGTCAAGCCGACGGTGTTCGCCGACGTCCGCGCCGACATGCGCATCTTCCAGGAAGAAGTCTTCGGACCGTTCACCTCGGTGACGCCGTTCAAGGACGAGGCCGACGCCCTGCGGCTTGCCAACGACTCGCCGTTCGGCCTGGCTGCCGCGATCCGTACCAGCAATGTCGGCCGCGCCCACCGCGTCGCCGCCGGCGTTCGCGCCGGCATCGTCTGGGTCAACGACCATCACCGGCTCGATCCGGCGTCGCCGTGGGGCGGCGTCGACGACAGCGGCATCGGCAGCGAATTCGGCACCGAGAGCTTCGAGACGCACTTCAACACCAAGAGCGTCATGGTGGCCACCGCTGAGAAGGATTTTGACTGGTACCGCGACACGGCGGGCCAGAAGCGCCTCAACTAACAGATCGAATCGGGCGGCTGCCAAAAGTCCAAAGAGACGCAGCCGTCCGCACCATCAACACAACGGGAGAAACGCCAATGTCAGCTTCAGTCAACGCCGGAGGCCGCCTCGATCGGCTTCCGATCGGACCATTCCACTACCGCATCATGACACTGATCGGCATTGGCATGTTCTTCGACGGTTTCGACATCTATCTTGCCGGCACCGTGCTCGGCGTGACGTTGAAGACCGGATTCTCAACACTCGGCCAGAATGCAATCTTCATTTCGGCGACCTTCGTCGGCATGATGGTGGGATCGTTCGGCACCGGCTTCCTCGGCGATCGTTTCGGCCGCCGCTTCAGCTACCAGTTCAACCTGCTTCTGTTCGGCCTTGCTTCGCTCGCCGCCGCTTTCGCGCCCAACATGACCATCCTGATCGTCTGCCGCTTCTTCATGGGCGTCGGGCTGGGCGCCGAGAACGTGGTTGGCTATTCCACCATGACCGAGTTCGTGCCCGCCAAGTCGCGCGGCAAGTGGCTCGGGCTGATGGCGGTGTGCGTGGTCACCGGCCTGCCGGCCGCGTTGCTGGTCGCGTCGATCATCGTACCGGCATTCGGCTGGCGCGCCATGTTCATCCTCGGCGGCATCGGTGCGCTGGTGGTCTGGTATCTGCGCAAGAACCTGCCGGAATCGCCGCGCTGGCTCGAAGCCGTCGGCCGCAAGGAGGAGGCGGAAGCGCTGATGCAGAGCATCGAGCGCGAAGCCGCCCAGGGCCAACCGCTGCCGGCTCCGGCGCTGGCGCCCGCGGTGGCGCCGTCCGGCGATCTGGCGACGCTGTTCACGCAGCCGCTGCTGAGCCGCATGATCGTGGGTTCGGTTTGCCTGATCACCATCAACACGCTGCTGTACGGCTTCGTCACCTGGCTGCCGGTCTTCTTCATCAAGCAGGGGCTGAGCATCGCCACCTCGTTCGGCTACGCACTGCTGATGGCACTGGGCGCCCCGATCGGCTCGGCCATCGGCGCGCTGACAGCGGATCGCTGGGGCCGCAAGCCGACCATCATCGGTT
It encodes the following:
- a CDS encoding aldehyde dehydrogenase, producing MNSPATPTVSDVETHGNFVDGKQIEAGDGVLLDVRNPATGEIIARIPNSTSADIDRAMKSARAAFEGREWGGMDIRSRARLVNRLADAFEANLDTLYRLETLNNGRPLNETRAQLGRLPDFFRYFAGLALSRRDSVIPVEGDYLNYTLRTPIGVVANCTPFNHPLMIMCKSLAAVLASGCTTVVKPSEYTPLTTLKLAQIFTDAGLPKGVFNVVLGLGQSAGKMLAEHPDINKLVLTGGTEAGRIAGSAAAKVFAHQTMELGGKTPVMVFDDFNIDQAVNYAAFGAFIGAGQTCVCASRHIVQDTIYDEFVEKLQRKTESIRIGDPFDPATQLGPVISAKQRDRVLMYSRFGNEDGARLVTGGVAADVPGHQGGYFVKPTVFADVRADMRIFQEEVFGPFTSVTPFKDEADALRLANDSPFGLAAAIRTSNVGRAHRVAAGVRAGIVWVNDHHRLDPASPWGGVDDSGIGSEFGTESFETHFNTKSVMVATAEKDFDWYRDTAGQKRLN
- a CDS encoding MFS transporter; the protein is MSASVNAGGRLDRLPIGPFHYRIMTLIGIGMFFDGFDIYLAGTVLGVTLKTGFSTLGQNAIFISATFVGMMVGSFGTGFLGDRFGRRFSYQFNLLLFGLASLAAAFAPNMTILIVCRFFMGVGLGAENVVGYSTMTEFVPAKSRGKWLGLMAVCVVTGLPAALLVASIIVPAFGWRAMFILGGIGALVVWYLRKNLPESPRWLEAVGRKEEAEALMQSIEREAAQGQPLPAPALAPAVAPSGDLATLFTQPLLSRMIVGSVCLITINTLLYGFVTWLPVFFIKQGLSIATSFGYALLMALGAPIGSAIGALTADRWGRKPTIIGSSLITVALGIIYPMISDPILLPAVGFLLTIPIYVLVALLFGIYIPELFPTEVRLRASGIVNTLGRGATIVTPFLVVMLFEARGVAGVMSLMIGLLVIQIITVAALGIETRHRRLEELKSEDLAPSALKQPS
- a CDS encoding GntR family transcriptional regulator, coding for MLLRDNIYDLLRDDILTCRFAPGDDMREQDLAERYAVSRQPVREALLRLEREHLVTVQPRQGYRVNPISLGDARDLLRFRLALEPACVAEAIEHAPAEVLTALDEFRTFVGNREEFITYNRAFHTALAYASGNRRMAVAACDLIGQADRLVRVSLANVKGHDPAQLVAEHADLIDAMQRRDGRAAARIIRAHIQKTEKRVLPALARNAVII